The genome window gtgaTCAAAGAGCAGCAGGTGCAGCACAAGCAGCTCCTGGACCACCAGGCAAAACTGCTGGCTGTCATCGAGGAGCAGCACAAGGAGATCCACcagcaaaggcaggaggaggggggagaggagaagccaAAGCAAGGTAAGGACATGGCTGGAGAGTCTGACCCTTCCAGGGGCTGATCACTGCTCCAAGCAGCTTTAAGATCGGGCTGGGAAGATCCGAGTCCCTCGGGCACATGGCTCGTGTGTCTGAGCCAGCTCcaaggtcagggatcacaggGATAACAGCCCTCCAGCCCTCCTTGTTTTCCTGCATGGCTGGTTGATGGTGGGAACACTTCTCCTGTCCCCTGTAGTGCAGAACgtggcagcaggagaagggaatcTGGTGAGGAAAAGCTCTGACGTGTTGGTTTCTGTTCCGCAGCGGAAGCGCAGCCGGAGCCCCGGAGCAGGGAGGACAAGGGCCTGGGAGCTGGGCAAGAAGCTGCCGTGAAGCCACTGGGCAAAGAGGGGTtggagcagcccaggcagggccGGCAGCCCCCGGAGCTtgtggagcagcacagggggactgcaggaaagctggacgAGGCTGGGCAGAGACGTGAGATTCCTGGGATCTCTCCCAAGGAGCGGAAGGTGCTGCCACAGGAGAACGACAGAGCTGTTAAAGATCCCACAGAGAACCAGGATCCCCTTCACAGGGATGCCCAACACATTCCAGCAGCCAGAAACCACCTAGAGAAGAAGGCCTTGGCAGAGGATTTAGGAAGAGATCGTGAAGCCAAAGCTGGAAGAGATGTCCACGAGAAGAAGAATTCCCTGAAAGCCATGGAAGTAGCTACAGCTCCCATCCAAAGAGAACAGCTGGGGGCTGCCAAAGTTCAGGGAGTAGCAGGAAAGAGTCTGGAAGGAGACTCAGGAATCGACCTTAAAGCCAAAGCACTGAGTCAGGTGGAGCCCAAAGACCTGGCAGTTGCTCTGGACTCCTCCAGTAAGAGGAACATGGCAGAGAGCGAGCAGCACCTACGGGAGCACTGGAGAGGTGCAGGCACCGAGGGCGCCGGGCGGCAGGCCTGGCAGAGGGACcgaggggagggcagggaggaggctgcTCGGGAGAAGGTGGCGGACGTGGCCCAGGACCCGCAGGAGGGTCCCCGGGGCAAGCAGAGGCCGGGGGATGGAGGCATCTCAAACGATGCTGAGAAGAAGCCAGGCCCTGAGAATCCTCCTGCCCAAAAggctgaggaaggagcagctgccCAGGGGGAGCAGAAGCCGGACCACGACATCAAACCCAACCGGGACCTGAAACTGCAGGCGGACCTGGACCTGCGCCGGAGGAGacgggagctgctgcctgccgaggaggaggaggctgcacAGGGGGTCTTCATTGGCCTGAACCCCCTTCCAGATGTGAAAGTGAACGACCTGCGGAGCGCGCTGGAGACGCGGCTGCAGCAGGTTGCGGAGGGGGCCCAGCAGGTGGTCCGCAGCCGGCAGATCCAGCAGGCCccgcgggcgggcggcagcgTCTGAGCCGGGTGGTCGTGCTCCGTGGGTGGCTGCGGGTGGTGGCCACAGGCACcaggcccagcagctccccagggacgGGTCAAGTcatccagctgcttttttggCTGCTGTTGGCTCAGGCAGGGGTGGgtctgagccagcagcacaCAGTGCTGGGACCCCTGGGATCCCTTTGTACCTGGGAGCATCATCCAGGGAACCGGAGGCTTCTCCTCCCTGCATGTGTGGCTGCAGGTGGCCAAGGAGATGGCAATGCTGAAATAAatgctcctgctctcctccagcctTCAGAGGTTGCCCTGCTCCTTGGTCCCCTGCCAGACCAGCTTCCAAGGACCTTTTTCACCATCTCGTTCATATCAAATTGCCTTCTCCAGCTGGCTCTTGACTGCCCTTTCAGAACTGAGGTGCTGCTCCTCCACAAGGTTCCCTGCTTGGAAAGGCCTCTCTGGTCCCTGCCTTGGGTCCCCTGGGGTCGTGTGGGGCATCAGGAGGAGGGAAAATTGGGATCACAGCTTTTGGGAAAGGAGCATCAAGTCACAAGTTGAGAACCAGCTTAGCCAATTGCTTGGGTGTTTCTTCTGGAATGGGAGCTGTTAGCCTTGCATGTTTAGGAGATAGTTGTGGTTTAGGAACCTAGTTTAGTAGAAACGCTGCCTTAAACGGGCACAacagctgctgttgtgctgcCTCTACCCCAGGGATGTCGAGGGCGGCCGCACACAAGCAATAACCCGGAGCTTCGCCCTCCCCGGACGCTCAGCTCCCATCTCTGCTTTCAAGCTTGACTCCTTCTGTCCAAAGTGCATTTATGAAGCTCAGCTCGGGGGCTGCGGGcccctccccttcccagacCAGCTTGTTTTTTCTGCAAGAGATGACTAATTTGGGAACAAAAGACGTGGCTTCAAAGGGCAGGCGCGGCGGCTCAGGCCTACCTACCTCTTCTCTCTTCCACACAGTtcagtgtgtttgtgtgttctTCCCAGCCCTGTTTTACATCCATAGATGTCCCTGCTCCACCCCTGGAAATGCATTTTATGAGCAAGGAGAGGAAGAGCTTCTATGAGAGCCCTGGTTCCTGCCAGGCTCCCAGTCAGTGATTCATCcgtttggtttttattttgtttttacatccTGACTTGCGAATGTAAGAAATCAAATCCCAAAGCTCTTGTTAGAATGGCTGAAATTTCCCAGCCTGGAGCCTACAGACCTCATCACTGTGGTGGTTTTTATATCCGTATCTCCAAGTGTCTTTGATAAACTAAGCCTTGTGGAGTTGGCATCTGCTGGGACCTCGCAGGGACGGGTTACTGGACACACGGGACTGTCACACCAGCTCTGGTCACTCGCTGCCCGCCCAGGAGCCTGTTCCTCGTcttaatttctcattaaaacaaCTCAAGAGCCACAGCCAGGACTCGGGTGAGCTTCAGGAGGGCCCCCCTGCCATTTCCCCGTGACTGTCATGGCCTTAACCCCGTGGTACAAACCAGCTTCTCCATTCCGCTGTCCTAAAGCACAAGGAACGTGGCCGGGACCCGCAGCCGTCGGGCAGGGATCCCAGCTCTGCCCGCAGCGAGACTCCCTGCGGCACCAACCAGCCTTTCCAAAGCAAGAGGAGCTGGAGCCGGGGCTGGATCTGCCCCTTCCTGCCTCCGGGGTCTTGCCGAGGCTCTCCCGGGCAGGGcggggctcagccctgcccctAACCCGGTGTTTGTTGATGttgagtgttgtttttttttccatgaacaCAAAGGACCAAAGATGCTCCGGACATTCCTGGGCACCCCGAGCGGGAGCTGCATTGCCTCCTCCTCCCGGGGTGGAGAGCGCCggagaggaggctgagcccATCAATAAAATAAGCTGAAGCATTTTGATCTGAatcctcctcttttctttcttaaacaaAGAGCGATGGGGAAGCCTTACCCGGGCACGGGCTGCGGCTCCCGGGGGGGCACCTGCCCACGGGGAGTTACTGACCGGAGCTTTTCGGGTTTCTCTGGGATCTGTtccaccctgctgctggggaagaggagggcgAGGCTGTTCCCTACCCCTTCCACTGCCCTCGGGGATCGGTCTGGGGAGGAAACCCCTAAATCTGCCGTTCAGGGGATGGCGCAGGAGCCTGGAGGGGCCGGGGCAGGACGGGGCTGCCTTCCCAGTTGCCCCGAGGGGCTCGAGCAGCCGCCCCGTCCCCGTTCATTCAGTCATTTAAAGACGAACCGAGTGGGGTTTGAGCGTTTTTATTTTCCGAAGCGTCTTCAGGCCCGGGGGGGGCACCGGCCCCGCCGTCACTTCGGCGTCGCCTTCGCCTGCAAAGAGCCGCGGGTCAGCCCGGCCGGGACCCCGGGCCTGGGGCTCCCCCCGCGCCCTGCccccggcaccggcaccggcaccggcacctACCGCCCGGGCGAAGCAGTCCCGCAGCGCCCGGAACTCCTCCAGGCAGGCGTCCCGCCGCAGCTccgccggcccggccgccgccgccgccacgcACCGCCCGTAGGCAGCCGCCTGCGGGGAACGGGGGGGGAACGGGCGCGGGTGGGCGggctgcccggccccggccccgctcccggccccgctcccccccccgctcccggccccgctctctccccggccccgctccccggccccgctccccgctccccccccggccccgctccccggccccgctccccgctccccccccccggccccacTCCCGGCCCCGTTCTCTCCCCGGCTCCgctccccggccccgctccccgctccccgcccggccccgctccccccccgcccccacctgctccccgcagccccccagcagcGCGGGGAAGCGCCGCAGCCGCGCCCGGGTCCGCTGCCAGACCCCCCGGCCCGACATGGCCGCCGCCGCCTCACGGGATGGGCGCCGCCATCGCAGGGCGCCGCCGATTGGCTACGCGTCCCGCTCGTCAAAGCGCCGCGCCCTGGGATTGGGTGTCGGCGGACGCCCGCCCCCTGGAGCTCCCCGATAGGTGACTCAATACGCCTATCAAAGCATCCTTGCTTTCTGATTGGATGACGGGTGAAGAGCGTCCCCCTGCCCTCCTCGGGTTGGCCAGAGCGGCCACCGAAAGCGTGGATTGGTCCTCAGCGGCCCCACCTCCCAGCCCGCCTCTGATTGGTGGTCCGGCAGCGCTGGCTCTGATTGGCGGAGGGGCCGGTTGTTTACTTCCCTCCTcccgccccgctgccgccgGCGTCACCCTTGTGCTCCCCTTCCGCCCGGAGCTCCGCCTCTGCTCGCCGCTGATTGGCCAAGCGGCAGCGTCCCGCTCTGTCATTGGCCAACAGTCCCTTCCGGTGGGCGGAGTCCGGATGCCgcggccggggcgggcagcgccggtGCCGCCGGGGCGATGGCGGCGCCTCTGAGAGACCGGTTGGGTTTCCTGAGCCGGgtacgggggggggggggctgccagCGGGCGTGACGTCACCGCGCCCCCCGTGACGTCaccgctgccccggccccggccccgctcaccCGCCCCTCCCCCCAGCT of Apus apus isolate bApuApu2 chromosome 17, bApuApu2.pri.cur, whole genome shotgun sequence contains these proteins:
- the NDUFAF8 gene encoding NADH dehydrogenase [ubiquinone] 1 alpha subcomplex assembly factor 8, which codes for MSGRGVWQRTRARLRRFPALLGGCGEQAAAYGRCVAAAAAGPAELRRDACLEEFRALRDCFARAAKATPK